In Astyanax mexicanus isolate ESR-SI-001 chromosome 17, AstMex3_surface, whole genome shotgun sequence, a single window of DNA contains:
- the rbm22 gene encoding pre-mRNA-splicing factor RBM22 produces the protein MATSLGANTYNRQNWEDSDFPILCQTCLGENPYIRMTKEKYGKECKICARPFTVFRWCPGVRMRFKKTEVCQTCSKMKNVCQTCLLDLEYGLPIQVRDTGLSVKDDVPKSDVNKEYYTQNMEREIANSDGTRPVGALGKAPSSSDMLLKLARTTPYYKRNRPHICSFWVKGECRRGEECPYRHEKPTDPDDPLADQNIKDRYYGINDPVADKLLKRASTMPRLDTPDDKSITTLYIGGLGDTITDSELRNHFYQFGEIRTITVVQRQQCAFIQFATRQSAEMAAEKSFNKLIIHGRRLNVKWGRSQAARGREREKDGVTESGMRLEPVPGLPGALPPPPVSEDDTSANYFNLGPNSAPAVLNLGIPPPPGVAMPPPPGFGPPMFHSMDAIAPPMPPPMGMRLPGQVHYPSQDPQRMGAHAGRHGGT, from the exons ATGGCGACGTCCCTGGGAGCTAACACATATAACAGACAGAACTGGGAAGACTCG GACTTCCCTATTCTGTGTCAAACATGTTTGGGTGAGAATCCTTATATTCGAATG ACCAAAGAGAAGTATGGAAAAGAGTGCAAG ATCTGCGCACGTCCCTTCACTGTGTTCCGCTGGTGTCCGGGGGTCCGAATGCGTTTCAAGAAGACTGAAGTGTGTCAGACGTGTAGTAAGATGAAGAATGTGTGTCAGACCTGCCTGCTGGATCTGGAATACG GTTTACCAATTCAGGTCAGAGACACGGGTTTATCCGTCAAAGACGATGTGCCAAAATCAGACGTCAACAAGGAGTACTACACGCAGAACATGGAGAGAGAG ATTGCTAATTCTGATGGCACACGGCCAGTGGGTGCTCTGGGGAAGGCCCCTAGCTCCAGTGATATGCTGTTGAAGTTAGCACGCACCACACCTTACTACAAAAGGAACAGACCACACATCTGCTCTTTCTGGGTGAAGGGAGAGTGCAGGAGAGGAGAGGAGTGCCCGTACAG ACATGAGAAGCCCACTGATCCTGATGACCCTCTGGCTGATCAGAACATTAAGGACCGTTACTATGGAATTAACGACCCTGTGGCTGATAAACTATTGAAGCGAGCCTCCACCATGCCTAGACTTGACACACCAGATGATAAATCCATCACCACGCTTTATATCGGAGGACTAGGAGACACCATTACAGATTCAGAGCTcag GAACCATTTCTACCAGTTTGGGGAGATCCGAACCATCACAGTAGTGCAGAGGCAGCAGTGTGCTTTCATCCAGTTTGCCACACGACAGTCTGCAGAAATGGCTGCAGAGAAATCCTTCAACAAGCTCATAATTCACGGCCGACGCCTCAATGTCAAATGGGGCAG GTCCCAGGCAGCACGAGggcgggagagagagaaggacggCGTGACGGAGAGTGGAATGAGGCTGGAGCCTGTGCCAGGCCTCCCAGGAG CCTTGCCTCCACCCCCTGTGTCCGAGGACGATACCTCAGCCAACTATTTCAACTTGGGTCCTAACAGTGCTCCTGCGGTCCTTAATTTGGGAATTCCTCCTCCACCTGGTGTAGCTATGCCTCCACCCCCAG GTTTTGGCCCCCCTATGTTCCACTCCATGGATGCTATTGCCCCACCCATGCCCCCTCCCATGGGCATGAGGCTTCCAGGTCAAGTGCACTACCCTTCCCAGGATCCTCAGCGCATGGGTGCTCATGCCGGACGCCACGGAGGAACCTAG
- the LOC103025880 gene encoding myozenin-2 — protein sequence MRVLCTDPANQRQQWAPPLCLETQGHFNLGKKISTPQDLMLEELHLHANRGSRMFHERQRRVEKFTLESVGNKQENLLQDEIQTVTEVFTPPETPKTGNPSVLAPGYSGPLKEVPHEKFNVTIVPKSYYSPWKQSEDSAKLLANINAHLPEPPYRLTPATYKCFNRAPMPFEGTAGSMRALPLPGFEMQQTFTEPNLTWERMCNRPNFNRTPAGWRAQYAEKEDL from the exons ATGCGTGTTCTGTGCACTGACCCGGCCAATCAGAGACAGCAATGGGCTCCGCCATTATGCTTGGAGACACAAG gGCATTTCAACCTAGGAAAGAAGATCAGCACCCCTCAGGATCTGATGTTAGAAGAATTGCACCTACACGCAAACAGAGGCTCCAGAATGTTCCACGAGAGACAAAGAAGAGTGGAGAAGTTCACACTGGAGAGTGTTGGGAACAAACAGGAGAAT CTGTTGCAGGATGAGATCCAGACAGTCACAGAGGTGTTTACCCCTCCAGAGACCCCCAAAACAGGAAATCCAAGTGTTCTTGCCCCAG GTTATTCTGGGCCGCTGAAAGAGGTTCCTCACGAGAAGTTCAATGTTACAATTGTCCCAAAGTCTTACTACTCACCCTGGAAACAATCAGAAGACAGTGCAAAACTGCTGGCTAACATTAATGCTCACCTGCCTGAACCCCCTTACAGACTCACCCCTGCTACCTACAAATGCTTCAACAG AGCTCCTATGCCGTTTGAAGGGACGGCAGGGAGCATGAGGGCACTGCCACTGCCTGGCTTTGAGATGCAGCAGACTTTTACTGAGCCCAACCTCACCTGGGAGAGAATGTGTAACCGACCCAACTTCAACCGAACACCTGCAGGCTGGAGAGCTCAGTATGCTGAGAAGGAGGATCTGTAA